One region of Dysidea avara chromosome 1, odDysAvar1.4, whole genome shotgun sequence genomic DNA includes:
- the LOC136241188 gene encoding uncharacterized protein, with the protein MVSTLRLLMYPLLLILSCLLGAKLQEVIVHVQPSSVSVCVKGSTIFTCTVSRPDGEITSARWEILNMAGDFASVMGRDRHILNRTISSNGHTLIENLTIIDVTIADNGASYRCNPVPLQLFNNTASLNVAGSPSSVTDLVVPPNKITPTSFVAQWSKPSSSPVCGPVQYMVTVSTTGGVVISNRTINRTTFTATNLSDNTQYKINITAINKGGNGISASAETTTRNGDPPRQPHFKFCLSYNHHQPALKIFSYVMVDFHRMSMMLRFITSYQTGTTTVTDATCSGIQNNIQYNCTAEFTVDINPSVEIMQSVKVTVSGPYGNSSSVMEVEERANAIISIVEEDISQESAILECRLACFSITLQCKIINTTAPTSSIGSITGSVTSYNYPTQLLMFSKLKSGTTYNYSVVAINMSNMVEVGDPVCGTFKTQNGSDITGVGLSNGHNMAEQIGQFAY; encoded by the exons AAGTAATAGTACATGTACAACCAAGCAGTGTTTCAGTGTGTGTCAAAGGAAGTACTATATTCACTTGCACAGTCAGCCGCCCAGATGGAGAGATTACTAGTGCAAGATGGGAGATCTTGAACATGGCTGGTGACTTTGCATCTGTGATGGGCAGAGATCGTCATATCCTTAACAGAACTATCAGTAGCAATGGGCACACATTAATTGAGAATCTCACAATAATTGACGTGACAATAGCGGATAATGGTGCCTCATATCGATGTAACCCAGTTCCATTACAGCTGTTCAACAATACTGCATCTCTCAATGTAGCAG GCTCACCCAGCTCTGTAACAGACTTAGTTGTTCCACCTAATAAGATTACACCAACTTCATTTGTGGCTCAATGGTCTAAGCCATCCAGTAGTCCAGTGTGTGGTCCAGTCCAGTATATGGTAACTGTGTCAACTACAGGAGGAGTAGTGATCAGTAATCGTACTATTAATAGGACTACATTCACTGCAACTAATTTATCTGACAACACTCAGTACAAAATCAATATCACTGCTATTAATAAAGGTGGAAATGGTATCTCTGCTAGTGCAGAAACAACTACTAGAAATGGTG ATCCTCCACGTCAACCTCACTTCAAATTCTGTCTGTCATATAATCATCACCAACCAGCACTGAAGATTTTTTCTTAT GTTATGGTGGATTTCCACAGGATGTCGATGATGTTGCGGTTTATAACAAGTTACCAAACTGGTACTACTACAGTGACGGATGCAACATGTAGTGGCATACagaataatatacagtacaattgtaCTGCAGAATTTACTGTTGACATAAATCCTTCAGTTGAGATAATGCAATCAGTAAAGGTTACAGTCAGTGGTCCCTATGGTAATAGTTCATCAGTGATGGAGGTTGAGGaaa GAGCAAATGCAATAATAAGCATTGTAGAAGAAGACATCTCACAAGAATCTGCTATATTGGAGTGCAGATTAGCCTGCTTCTCTATTACattacagtgtaaaataattaaTACTACTGCACCAACTAGTAGCATTGGCAGTATTACTGGATCAGTGACAAGTTACAATTACCCAACCCAACTATTAATGTTCAGTAAACTCAAAAGTGGAACAACATACAATTACAGTGTTGTTGCTATTAATATGAGTAATATGGTGGAAGTTGGTGATCCAGTGTGTGGAACTTTCAAAACTCAGAATGGCAGTGATATTACAG GTGTAGGACTGTCTAACGGCCACAACATGGCTGAGCAAATTGGCCAATTTGCTTATTAG